From Coregonus clupeaformis isolate EN_2021a unplaced genomic scaffold, ASM2061545v1 scaf0662, whole genome shotgun sequence, a single genomic window includes:
- the LOC121551359 gene encoding zinc finger BED domain-containing protein 4-like: MVAAIRLTRYEHMNCVAHMVQRSVTVSLADSGFVNALAKARKVVGHFKHSPANAAELQAQQVSLGKKQEPLIQDVPTRWNSTLEMVKRVSRNKEAVIAALDNQEHKLVLPTAAEWDKLQRLETLLEPCRYVTELLGGEAYVSCSVVLPSLCHLRLKMEACDEDPAYVVRFKTKFKEDLASRQEQLNNAWLQIATVLDPRFKDLKCLPKTDREEVWTTLEGMLQQESPRRSSQTHDDGPPRKKISLLQMGSDSESEDEEVQPAIQRYRAEPTIKLEDCPLRWWASHSGAHEKLASLAHKYLATPATTVPCERLFSVAGHIVNKKRSALLSENVNKLVCLSNWLKDDEAQ; encoded by the exons ATGGTTGCCGCAATTCGACTTACACGCTATGAACACATGAACTGTGTCGCTCACATGGTGCAGAGAAGTGTCACAGTGAGTCTTGCTGACAGCGGCTTTGTAAATGCTTTGGCCAAGGCTCGCAAAGTTGTCGGTCATTTTAAGCACAGCCCAGCAAATGCTGCGGAGCTTCAAGCACAACAAGTCAGCCTGGGAAAGAAGCAAGAGCCATTGATCCAGGATGTTCCAACACGTTGGAATTCGACGCTGGAAATGGTCAAGCGCGTGAGCAGAAATAAAGAGGCTGTCATCGCAGCCCTGGACAATCAGGAGCACAAACTCGTTTTGCCGACCGCAGCAGAGTGGGATAAACTGCAGAGGCTGGAGACACTTCTAGAGCCATGCAG gtATGTAACTGAGCTCCTGGGTGGAGAGGCCTATGTCTCCTGTTCTGTGGTACTACCTTCTCTCTGCCACTTGCGTCTCAAGATGGAAGCCTGTGATGAGGACCCTGCATATGTGGTGAGATTCAAGACCAAGTTCAAGGAGGACCTAGCATcccgtcaagaacagctcaacaaTGCATGGCTCCAGATTGCTACAGTTTTGGATCCTCGTTTCAAAGACTTGAAATGCCTGcccaagacagacagggaagaggtgtGGACCACACTTGAAGGGATGCTGCAACAAGAATCACCCAGAAGGTCTTCACAGACACATGATGATGGGCCACCCAGGAAGAAAATCAGCCTTCTGCAAATGGGCTCAGATTCAGAATCAGAAGATGAAGAGGTCCAACCTGCCATACAGAGGTACAGAGCAGAGCCCACCATTAAATTGGAGGACTGCCCCTTGAGGTGGTGGGCATCTCATTCAGGAGCCCATGAGAAGCTGGCCTCACTAGCTCACAAATATCTAGCCACTCCTGCAACCACTGTTCCCTGTGAACGACTTTTCTCAGTTGCAGGTCACATTGTGAACAAGAAAAGGTCAGCtttactttcagaaaatgtgaacaagttagtttgcctcagcaactggctgaaagatgatgaagctcagtag
- the LOC121551357 gene encoding small G protein signaling modulator 3 isoform X4, producing MSGGYTPAPGGPFSALTSSMWPQDILAKYYQKDPTEEAEPQYDEFGFRLDSEDGVEPEPRPEPQREDPQQRLRWQAHLEFTHNHTVRDLTWDLISPVLPRSERLRSLVLGGIPHSMRPQLWMRLSGALQKKRTTEISYKEIVKNSTNDESTAAKQIEKDLLRTMPSNACFCSLQSVGVPRLRRVLRGLAWLYPDIGYCQGTGMVVSCLLLFLEEEDVLWMMCALIEDLLPPSYFSSTLLGVQTDQRVLRQLIVQYLPSLDRLLQEHDIELSLITLHWFLTSFASVVDIRILLRIWDLLFYQGSVVLFQVTLGMLKIKEEELVSSENSASIFNTLSDLPSQLGDGAAVLGEAMRLAGALSQDTLEAQRNKHLAYILNEQAQLNTNNSHTLNTNLNKVVRRQSLRRKSTLSSLLWGEDEAEVLKSKNIKQTELVAALREAITRTAEHFHCLDPRHTSTDLTPDYSMESHQRDHENFLVVSRNRRRRAKALLDFERHDDDELGFRKNDIITIFSQKDEHCWVGELNGLRGWFPAKFVEILDERSKEYSLAGDDSVTEAVTDLVRGTLCPALKAIFQHGLKKPSILGGPCHPWLFLEEAASREVERDFNSVYSRLVLCKTYRLDEDGKVLTPEELLYRAVQSVNMSHDSAHAQMDVKFRSLLCVGLNEQVLHLWLEVLCSSMPAVEKWYQPWSFLRSPGWVQIKCELRVLSKFAFSLSQDCELPAKKEEKDQRPLKEGVQDMLVKHHLFSWDIDG from the exons ATGTCAG GTGGTTACACTCCGGCCCCTGGGGGCCCCTTCTCAGCCCTGACCTCCAGTATGTGGCCCCAGGACATCCTGGCCAAGTACTATCAG AAGGACCCAACAGAGGAGGCTGAACCGCAGTATGATGAGTTTGGCTTCAGGCTGGATAGTGAAG aTGGTGTAGAGCCAGAGCCGAGGCCAGAGCCCCAGAGAGAGGACCCCCAGCAGAGGCTGCGCTGGCAGGCCCACCTGGAGTTCACCCACAACCACACCGTTAGAGACCTGACCTGGGACCTCATCTCCCCTGTCCTGCCCCGCTCTGAACGCCTCCGCTCCCTGGTGCTGGGTGGCATACCACACAGCATGAGACCACAG TTGTGGATGCGTCTGTCTGGAGCTCTGCAGAAGAAGAGGACTACAGAGATCTCCTACAAAGAGATCGTTAAGAACAGCACGAACGACGAGTCCACTGCTGCCAAACAG aTAGAGAAGGACCTGTTGCGGACCATGCCCTCCAACGCGTGTTTCTGCAGCCTGCAGAGTGTGGGTGTTCCCAGGCTGAGGCGGGTACTGCGGGGCCTGGCATGGCTCTACCCAGACATCGGCTACTGCCAGGGCACAGGCATG GTGGTGTCATGCCTGCTGCTGTTCCTGGAGGAGGAGGACGTGCTGTGGATGATGTGTGCCCTGATCGAGGACCTGCTGCCCCCCTCCTACTTCTCCTCCACCCTGCTGGGGGTCCAGACGGACCAGAGAGTCCTCAGACAGCTCATAGTCCAGTACCTACCAAGCCTGGACAGGCTTCTGCAGGAGCACGACATCG agTTGTCTCTGATCACGCTGCACTGGTTCCTGACGTCGTTTGCCAGTGTGGTGGACATCCGCATCCTGCTGAGGATCTGGGACCTGCTGTTCTACCAGGGCTCTGTGGTCCTCTTCCAGGTCACACTGGGCATGCTCAAGATCAAG GAGGAGGAGCTGGTGTCCTCTGAGAACTCGGCGTCCATCTTCAACACGCTGTCCGACCTGCCCAGCCAACTGGGTGACGGGGCTGCAGTACTGGGGGAGGCCATGAGGCTGGCAGGGGCGCTGTCCCAGGACACGCTGGAGGCCCAGAGGAACAAACACCTGGCCTACATCCTCAACGAGCAGGCCCAGCTCAACACCAACAACTCCCACACACTCAACACCAACCTCAATAAG GTTGTGAGGAGACAGTCGTTACGTAGGAAGTCCACCCTGAGCTCTCTGTTGTGGGGTGAGGACGAGGCGGAGGTGCTCAAGTCTAAGAACATCAAGCAGACAGAGCTGGTAGCAGCGCTCCGAGAGGCCATCACCCGCACCGCTGAACACTTCCACTGTCTGGACCCCCGACACACCAGCACT GACCTGACTCCAGACTACTCCATGGAGAGCCACCAGAGAGACCATGAGAACTTCCTGGTTGTGTCTCGTAACCGACGGAGACGGGCCAAAGCCCTGCTGGACTTTGAGCGCCATGACGACGACGAACTGGGCTTCAGGAAGAACGACATCATCACG ATCTTTTCCCAGAAGGATGAGCACTGTTGGGTGGGAGAGCTCAATGGGCTGAGAG GTTGGTTTCCAGCCAAGTTCGTGGAGATCCTCGATGAGCGGAGCAAAGAG TACTCTCTGGCGGGTGATGACTCGGTGACGGAGGCGGTGACAGACCTGGTCAGAGGGACGTTGTGTCCTGCCCTGAAGGCCATCTTCCAACACGGCCTGAAGAAACCCTCTATACTGGGAGGACCCTGCCACCCCTGGCTCTTCTTagaggag GCAGCCagtagagaggtggagagggactTTAACTCAGTCTACTCCAGACTGGTGCTGTGTAAGACGTACAG ATTAGACGAGGATGGCAAGGTTCTCACACCAGAGGAGCTGCTCTACAGA GCGGTGCAGTCTGTCAATATGAGCCACGACTCTGCACACGCTCAGATGGACGTCAAGTTCCGCTCCCTCCTCTGCGTGGGCCTCAA tGAGCAGGTGTTACACCTGTGGTTGGAGGTGTTGTGTTCCAGTATGCCTGCAGTAGAGAAGTGGTACCAGCCCTGGTCCTTCCTACGCAGCCCAGGATGGGTCCAGATCAAGTGTGAGCTCAG GGTTCTCTCAAAGTTTGCCTTCAGTCTCTCTCAGGACTGCGAGCTGCCTGCCAAGAAAGAG GAGAAAGATCAGAGGCCACTGAAGGAAGGAGTCCAAGACATGTTGGTGAAGCATCATCTCTTCAGCTGGGACATCGAcggctag
- the LOC121551357 gene encoding small G protein signaling modulator 3 isoform X1, which translates to MSGGYTPAPGGPFSALTSSMWPQDILAKYYQKDPTEEAEPQYDEFGFRLDSEDGVEPEPRPEPQREDPQQRLRWQAHLEFTHNHTVRDLTWDLISPVLPRSERLRSLVLGGIPHSMRPQLWMRLSGALQKKRTTEISYKEIVKNSTNDESTAAKQVLDAEIEKDLLRTMPSNACFCSLQSVGVPRLRRVLRGLAWLYPDIGYCQGTGMVVSCLLLFLEEEDVLWMMCALIEDLLPPSYFSSTLLGVQTDQRVLRQLIVQYLPSLDRLLQEHDIELSLITLHWFLTSFASVVDIRILLRIWDLLFYQGSVVLFQVTLGMLKIKEVDLLLSPLQEEELVSSENSASIFNTLSDLPSQLGDGAAVLGEAMRLAGALSQDTLEAQRNKHLAYILNEQAQLNTNNSHTLNTNLNKVVRRQSLRRKSTLSSLLWGEDEAEVLKSKNIKQTELVAALREAITRTAEHFHCLDPRHTSTDLTPDYSMESHQRDHENFLVVSRNRRRRAKALLDFERHDDDELGFRKNDIITIFSQKDEHCWVGELNGLRGWFPAKFVEILDERSKEYSLAGDDSVTEAVTDLVRGTLCPALKAIFQHGLKKPSILGGPCHPWLFLEEAASREVERDFNSVYSRLVLCKTYRLDEDGKVLTPEELLYRAVQSVNMSHDSAHAQMDVKFRSLLCVGLNEQVLHLWLEVLCSSMPAVEKWYQPWSFLRSPGWVQIKCELRVLSKFAFSLSQDCELPAKKEEKDQRPLKEGVQDMLVKHHLFSWDIDG; encoded by the exons ATGTCAG GTGGTTACACTCCGGCCCCTGGGGGCCCCTTCTCAGCCCTGACCTCCAGTATGTGGCCCCAGGACATCCTGGCCAAGTACTATCAG AAGGACCCAACAGAGGAGGCTGAACCGCAGTATGATGAGTTTGGCTTCAGGCTGGATAGTGAAG aTGGTGTAGAGCCAGAGCCGAGGCCAGAGCCCCAGAGAGAGGACCCCCAGCAGAGGCTGCGCTGGCAGGCCCACCTGGAGTTCACCCACAACCACACCGTTAGAGACCTGACCTGGGACCTCATCTCCCCTGTCCTGCCCCGCTCTGAACGCCTCCGCTCCCTGGTGCTGGGTGGCATACCACACAGCATGAGACCACAG TTGTGGATGCGTCTGTCTGGAGCTCTGCAGAAGAAGAGGACTACAGAGATCTCCTACAAAGAGATCGTTAAGAACAGCACGAACGACGAGTCCACTGCTGCCAAACAGGTACTGGATGCTGAG aTAGAGAAGGACCTGTTGCGGACCATGCCCTCCAACGCGTGTTTCTGCAGCCTGCAGAGTGTGGGTGTTCCCAGGCTGAGGCGGGTACTGCGGGGCCTGGCATGGCTCTACCCAGACATCGGCTACTGCCAGGGCACAGGCATG GTGGTGTCATGCCTGCTGCTGTTCCTGGAGGAGGAGGACGTGCTGTGGATGATGTGTGCCCTGATCGAGGACCTGCTGCCCCCCTCCTACTTCTCCTCCACCCTGCTGGGGGTCCAGACGGACCAGAGAGTCCTCAGACAGCTCATAGTCCAGTACCTACCAAGCCTGGACAGGCTTCTGCAGGAGCACGACATCG agTTGTCTCTGATCACGCTGCACTGGTTCCTGACGTCGTTTGCCAGTGTGGTGGACATCCGCATCCTGCTGAGGATCTGGGACCTGCTGTTCTACCAGGGCTCTGTGGTCCTCTTCCAGGTCACACTGGGCATGCTCAAGATCAAG GAGGTtgaccttctcctctctcccctacagGAGGAGGAGCTGGTGTCCTCTGAGAACTCGGCGTCCATCTTCAACACGCTGTCCGACCTGCCCAGCCAACTGGGTGACGGGGCTGCAGTACTGGGGGAGGCCATGAGGCTGGCAGGGGCGCTGTCCCAGGACACGCTGGAGGCCCAGAGGAACAAACACCTGGCCTACATCCTCAACGAGCAGGCCCAGCTCAACACCAACAACTCCCACACACTCAACACCAACCTCAATAAG GTTGTGAGGAGACAGTCGTTACGTAGGAAGTCCACCCTGAGCTCTCTGTTGTGGGGTGAGGACGAGGCGGAGGTGCTCAAGTCTAAGAACATCAAGCAGACAGAGCTGGTAGCAGCGCTCCGAGAGGCCATCACCCGCACCGCTGAACACTTCCACTGTCTGGACCCCCGACACACCAGCACT GACCTGACTCCAGACTACTCCATGGAGAGCCACCAGAGAGACCATGAGAACTTCCTGGTTGTGTCTCGTAACCGACGGAGACGGGCCAAAGCCCTGCTGGACTTTGAGCGCCATGACGACGACGAACTGGGCTTCAGGAAGAACGACATCATCACG ATCTTTTCCCAGAAGGATGAGCACTGTTGGGTGGGAGAGCTCAATGGGCTGAGAG GTTGGTTTCCAGCCAAGTTCGTGGAGATCCTCGATGAGCGGAGCAAAGAG TACTCTCTGGCGGGTGATGACTCGGTGACGGAGGCGGTGACAGACCTGGTCAGAGGGACGTTGTGTCCTGCCCTGAAGGCCATCTTCCAACACGGCCTGAAGAAACCCTCTATACTGGGAGGACCCTGCCACCCCTGGCTCTTCTTagaggag GCAGCCagtagagaggtggagagggactTTAACTCAGTCTACTCCAGACTGGTGCTGTGTAAGACGTACAG ATTAGACGAGGATGGCAAGGTTCTCACACCAGAGGAGCTGCTCTACAGA GCGGTGCAGTCTGTCAATATGAGCCACGACTCTGCACACGCTCAGATGGACGTCAAGTTCCGCTCCCTCCTCTGCGTGGGCCTCAA tGAGCAGGTGTTACACCTGTGGTTGGAGGTGTTGTGTTCCAGTATGCCTGCAGTAGAGAAGTGGTACCAGCCCTGGTCCTTCCTACGCAGCCCAGGATGGGTCCAGATCAAGTGTGAGCTCAG GGTTCTCTCAAAGTTTGCCTTCAGTCTCTCTCAGGACTGCGAGCTGCCTGCCAAGAAAGAG GAGAAAGATCAGAGGCCACTGAAGGAAGGAGTCCAAGACATGTTGGTGAAGCATCATCTCTTCAGCTGGGACATCGAcggctag
- the LOC121551357 gene encoding small G protein signaling modulator 3 isoform X3: MSGGYTPAPGGPFSALTSSMWPQDILAKYYQKDPTEEAEPQYDEFGFRLDSEDGVEPEPRPEPQREDPQQRLRWQAHLEFTHNHTVRDLTWDLISPVLPRSERLRSLVLGGIPHSMRPQLWMRLSGALQKKRTTEISYKEIVKNSTNDESTAAKQVLDAEIEKDLLRTMPSNACFCSLQSVGVPRLRRVLRGLAWLYPDIGYCQGTGMVVSCLLLFLEEEDVLWMMCALIEDLLPPSYFSSTLLGVQTDQRVLRQLIVQYLPSLDRLLQEHDIELSLITLHWFLTSFASVVDIRILLRIWDLLFYQGSVVLFQVTLGMLKIKEEELVSSENSASIFNTLSDLPSQLGDGAAVLGEAMRLAGALSQDTLEAQRNKHLAYILNEQAQLNTNNSHTLNTNLNKVVRRQSLRRKSTLSSLLWGEDEAEVLKSKNIKQTELVAALREAITRTAEHFHCLDPRHTSTDLTPDYSMESHQRDHENFLVVSRNRRRRAKALLDFERHDDDELGFRKNDIITIFSQKDEHCWVGELNGLRGWFPAKFVEILDERSKEYSLAGDDSVTEAVTDLVRGTLCPALKAIFQHGLKKPSILGGPCHPWLFLEEAASREVERDFNSVYSRLVLCKTYRLDEDGKVLTPEELLYRAVQSVNMSHDSAHAQMDVKFRSLLCVGLNEQVLHLWLEVLCSSMPAVEKWYQPWSFLRSPGWVQIKCELRVLSKFAFSLSQDCELPAKKEEKDQRPLKEGVQDMLVKHHLFSWDIDG; this comes from the exons ATGTCAG GTGGTTACACTCCGGCCCCTGGGGGCCCCTTCTCAGCCCTGACCTCCAGTATGTGGCCCCAGGACATCCTGGCCAAGTACTATCAG AAGGACCCAACAGAGGAGGCTGAACCGCAGTATGATGAGTTTGGCTTCAGGCTGGATAGTGAAG aTGGTGTAGAGCCAGAGCCGAGGCCAGAGCCCCAGAGAGAGGACCCCCAGCAGAGGCTGCGCTGGCAGGCCCACCTGGAGTTCACCCACAACCACACCGTTAGAGACCTGACCTGGGACCTCATCTCCCCTGTCCTGCCCCGCTCTGAACGCCTCCGCTCCCTGGTGCTGGGTGGCATACCACACAGCATGAGACCACAG TTGTGGATGCGTCTGTCTGGAGCTCTGCAGAAGAAGAGGACTACAGAGATCTCCTACAAAGAGATCGTTAAGAACAGCACGAACGACGAGTCCACTGCTGCCAAACAGGTACTGGATGCTGAG aTAGAGAAGGACCTGTTGCGGACCATGCCCTCCAACGCGTGTTTCTGCAGCCTGCAGAGTGTGGGTGTTCCCAGGCTGAGGCGGGTACTGCGGGGCCTGGCATGGCTCTACCCAGACATCGGCTACTGCCAGGGCACAGGCATG GTGGTGTCATGCCTGCTGCTGTTCCTGGAGGAGGAGGACGTGCTGTGGATGATGTGTGCCCTGATCGAGGACCTGCTGCCCCCCTCCTACTTCTCCTCCACCCTGCTGGGGGTCCAGACGGACCAGAGAGTCCTCAGACAGCTCATAGTCCAGTACCTACCAAGCCTGGACAGGCTTCTGCAGGAGCACGACATCG agTTGTCTCTGATCACGCTGCACTGGTTCCTGACGTCGTTTGCCAGTGTGGTGGACATCCGCATCCTGCTGAGGATCTGGGACCTGCTGTTCTACCAGGGCTCTGTGGTCCTCTTCCAGGTCACACTGGGCATGCTCAAGATCAAG GAGGAGGAGCTGGTGTCCTCTGAGAACTCGGCGTCCATCTTCAACACGCTGTCCGACCTGCCCAGCCAACTGGGTGACGGGGCTGCAGTACTGGGGGAGGCCATGAGGCTGGCAGGGGCGCTGTCCCAGGACACGCTGGAGGCCCAGAGGAACAAACACCTGGCCTACATCCTCAACGAGCAGGCCCAGCTCAACACCAACAACTCCCACACACTCAACACCAACCTCAATAAG GTTGTGAGGAGACAGTCGTTACGTAGGAAGTCCACCCTGAGCTCTCTGTTGTGGGGTGAGGACGAGGCGGAGGTGCTCAAGTCTAAGAACATCAAGCAGACAGAGCTGGTAGCAGCGCTCCGAGAGGCCATCACCCGCACCGCTGAACACTTCCACTGTCTGGACCCCCGACACACCAGCACT GACCTGACTCCAGACTACTCCATGGAGAGCCACCAGAGAGACCATGAGAACTTCCTGGTTGTGTCTCGTAACCGACGGAGACGGGCCAAAGCCCTGCTGGACTTTGAGCGCCATGACGACGACGAACTGGGCTTCAGGAAGAACGACATCATCACG ATCTTTTCCCAGAAGGATGAGCACTGTTGGGTGGGAGAGCTCAATGGGCTGAGAG GTTGGTTTCCAGCCAAGTTCGTGGAGATCCTCGATGAGCGGAGCAAAGAG TACTCTCTGGCGGGTGATGACTCGGTGACGGAGGCGGTGACAGACCTGGTCAGAGGGACGTTGTGTCCTGCCCTGAAGGCCATCTTCCAACACGGCCTGAAGAAACCCTCTATACTGGGAGGACCCTGCCACCCCTGGCTCTTCTTagaggag GCAGCCagtagagaggtggagagggactTTAACTCAGTCTACTCCAGACTGGTGCTGTGTAAGACGTACAG ATTAGACGAGGATGGCAAGGTTCTCACACCAGAGGAGCTGCTCTACAGA GCGGTGCAGTCTGTCAATATGAGCCACGACTCTGCACACGCTCAGATGGACGTCAAGTTCCGCTCCCTCCTCTGCGTGGGCCTCAA tGAGCAGGTGTTACACCTGTGGTTGGAGGTGTTGTGTTCCAGTATGCCTGCAGTAGAGAAGTGGTACCAGCCCTGGTCCTTCCTACGCAGCCCAGGATGGGTCCAGATCAAGTGTGAGCTCAG GGTTCTCTCAAAGTTTGCCTTCAGTCTCTCTCAGGACTGCGAGCTGCCTGCCAAGAAAGAG GAGAAAGATCAGAGGCCACTGAAGGAAGGAGTCCAAGACATGTTGGTGAAGCATCATCTCTTCAGCTGGGACATCGAcggctag
- the LOC121551357 gene encoding small G protein signaling modulator 3 isoform X2, with translation MSGGYTPAPGGPFSALTSSMWPQDILAKYYQKDPTEEAEPQYDEFGFRLDSEDGVEPEPRPEPQREDPQQRLRWQAHLEFTHNHTVRDLTWDLISPVLPRSERLRSLVLGGIPHSMRPQLWMRLSGALQKKRTTEISYKEIVKNSTNDESTAAKQIEKDLLRTMPSNACFCSLQSVGVPRLRRVLRGLAWLYPDIGYCQGTGMVVSCLLLFLEEEDVLWMMCALIEDLLPPSYFSSTLLGVQTDQRVLRQLIVQYLPSLDRLLQEHDIELSLITLHWFLTSFASVVDIRILLRIWDLLFYQGSVVLFQVTLGMLKIKEVDLLLSPLQEEELVSSENSASIFNTLSDLPSQLGDGAAVLGEAMRLAGALSQDTLEAQRNKHLAYILNEQAQLNTNNSHTLNTNLNKVVRRQSLRRKSTLSSLLWGEDEAEVLKSKNIKQTELVAALREAITRTAEHFHCLDPRHTSTDLTPDYSMESHQRDHENFLVVSRNRRRRAKALLDFERHDDDELGFRKNDIITIFSQKDEHCWVGELNGLRGWFPAKFVEILDERSKEYSLAGDDSVTEAVTDLVRGTLCPALKAIFQHGLKKPSILGGPCHPWLFLEEAASREVERDFNSVYSRLVLCKTYRLDEDGKVLTPEELLYRAVQSVNMSHDSAHAQMDVKFRSLLCVGLNEQVLHLWLEVLCSSMPAVEKWYQPWSFLRSPGWVQIKCELRVLSKFAFSLSQDCELPAKKEEKDQRPLKEGVQDMLVKHHLFSWDIDG, from the exons ATGTCAG GTGGTTACACTCCGGCCCCTGGGGGCCCCTTCTCAGCCCTGACCTCCAGTATGTGGCCCCAGGACATCCTGGCCAAGTACTATCAG AAGGACCCAACAGAGGAGGCTGAACCGCAGTATGATGAGTTTGGCTTCAGGCTGGATAGTGAAG aTGGTGTAGAGCCAGAGCCGAGGCCAGAGCCCCAGAGAGAGGACCCCCAGCAGAGGCTGCGCTGGCAGGCCCACCTGGAGTTCACCCACAACCACACCGTTAGAGACCTGACCTGGGACCTCATCTCCCCTGTCCTGCCCCGCTCTGAACGCCTCCGCTCCCTGGTGCTGGGTGGCATACCACACAGCATGAGACCACAG TTGTGGATGCGTCTGTCTGGAGCTCTGCAGAAGAAGAGGACTACAGAGATCTCCTACAAAGAGATCGTTAAGAACAGCACGAACGACGAGTCCACTGCTGCCAAACAG aTAGAGAAGGACCTGTTGCGGACCATGCCCTCCAACGCGTGTTTCTGCAGCCTGCAGAGTGTGGGTGTTCCCAGGCTGAGGCGGGTACTGCGGGGCCTGGCATGGCTCTACCCAGACATCGGCTACTGCCAGGGCACAGGCATG GTGGTGTCATGCCTGCTGCTGTTCCTGGAGGAGGAGGACGTGCTGTGGATGATGTGTGCCCTGATCGAGGACCTGCTGCCCCCCTCCTACTTCTCCTCCACCCTGCTGGGGGTCCAGACGGACCAGAGAGTCCTCAGACAGCTCATAGTCCAGTACCTACCAAGCCTGGACAGGCTTCTGCAGGAGCACGACATCG agTTGTCTCTGATCACGCTGCACTGGTTCCTGACGTCGTTTGCCAGTGTGGTGGACATCCGCATCCTGCTGAGGATCTGGGACCTGCTGTTCTACCAGGGCTCTGTGGTCCTCTTCCAGGTCACACTGGGCATGCTCAAGATCAAG GAGGTtgaccttctcctctctcccctacagGAGGAGGAGCTGGTGTCCTCTGAGAACTCGGCGTCCATCTTCAACACGCTGTCCGACCTGCCCAGCCAACTGGGTGACGGGGCTGCAGTACTGGGGGAGGCCATGAGGCTGGCAGGGGCGCTGTCCCAGGACACGCTGGAGGCCCAGAGGAACAAACACCTGGCCTACATCCTCAACGAGCAGGCCCAGCTCAACACCAACAACTCCCACACACTCAACACCAACCTCAATAAG GTTGTGAGGAGACAGTCGTTACGTAGGAAGTCCACCCTGAGCTCTCTGTTGTGGGGTGAGGACGAGGCGGAGGTGCTCAAGTCTAAGAACATCAAGCAGACAGAGCTGGTAGCAGCGCTCCGAGAGGCCATCACCCGCACCGCTGAACACTTCCACTGTCTGGACCCCCGACACACCAGCACT GACCTGACTCCAGACTACTCCATGGAGAGCCACCAGAGAGACCATGAGAACTTCCTGGTTGTGTCTCGTAACCGACGGAGACGGGCCAAAGCCCTGCTGGACTTTGAGCGCCATGACGACGACGAACTGGGCTTCAGGAAGAACGACATCATCACG ATCTTTTCCCAGAAGGATGAGCACTGTTGGGTGGGAGAGCTCAATGGGCTGAGAG GTTGGTTTCCAGCCAAGTTCGTGGAGATCCTCGATGAGCGGAGCAAAGAG TACTCTCTGGCGGGTGATGACTCGGTGACGGAGGCGGTGACAGACCTGGTCAGAGGGACGTTGTGTCCTGCCCTGAAGGCCATCTTCCAACACGGCCTGAAGAAACCCTCTATACTGGGAGGACCCTGCCACCCCTGGCTCTTCTTagaggag GCAGCCagtagagaggtggagagggactTTAACTCAGTCTACTCCAGACTGGTGCTGTGTAAGACGTACAG ATTAGACGAGGATGGCAAGGTTCTCACACCAGAGGAGCTGCTCTACAGA GCGGTGCAGTCTGTCAATATGAGCCACGACTCTGCACACGCTCAGATGGACGTCAAGTTCCGCTCCCTCCTCTGCGTGGGCCTCAA tGAGCAGGTGTTACACCTGTGGTTGGAGGTGTTGTGTTCCAGTATGCCTGCAGTAGAGAAGTGGTACCAGCCCTGGTCCTTCCTACGCAGCCCAGGATGGGTCCAGATCAAGTGTGAGCTCAG GGTTCTCTCAAAGTTTGCCTTCAGTCTCTCTCAGGACTGCGAGCTGCCTGCCAAGAAAGAG GAGAAAGATCAGAGGCCACTGAAGGAAGGAGTCCAAGACATGTTGGTGAAGCATCATCTCTTCAGCTGGGACATCGAcggctag